In the Parasteatoda tepidariorum isolate YZ-2023 chromosome 3, CAS_Ptep_4.0, whole genome shotgun sequence genome, one interval contains:
- the LOC107456078 gene encoding acanthoscurrin-2 → MRLFVPLLAVAVFVTVTEAGMSYGGGVYRGGKGKYDGYRGGGGGRGGGFGGGGGRDGGFGGGGLGGGGFGGGERGGFDKGIGGGKFGGGGGRGGGGGFGGGGRGGGFGGGGRGGGFGGGEEKGIGGGFDRDDFGGGGRGGGGFGKGIGGGLDRDIGGGGRGGGRGGGGFDRDIGGGGFGGGLNRGGYDEEDFAGGRRGKGKFGKV, encoded by the coding sequence gtACCACTTTTGGCAGTGGCAGTTTTTGTCACTGTCACAGAAGCTGGCATGAGCTACGGTGGAGGAGTTTACAGAGGTGGAAAAGGAAAATATGATGGCTATAGAGGAGGAGGCGGTGGACGAGGTGGGGGATTTGGTGGAGGTGGAGGACGTGATGGCGGATTCGGTGGTGGTGGACTTGGTGGAGGTGGATTCGGTGGTGGAGAACGTGGTGGTTTTGATAAAGGAATCGGTGGAGGAAAGTTTGGAGGTGGCGGAGGGCGAGGAGGAGGCGGTGGATTTGGTGGTGGAGGACGAGGAGGTGGATTTGGTGGTGGAGGACGTGGGGGTGGATTTGGAGGAGGAGAAGAGAAAGGTATTGGAGGTGGATTCGATAGAGATGATTTTGGTGGAGGTGGAAGGGGTGGTGGTGGTTTTGGTAAAGGTATTGGGGGTGGATTAGATAGAGATATTGGTGGAGGAGGAAGAGGAGGAGGAAGAGGAGGAGGTGGATTTGATAGAGACATTGGTGGAGGTGGCTTCGGAGGCGGGCTCAATCGAGGAGGTTATGATGAGGAAGACTTTGCTGGTGGACGAAGAGGTAAAGGAAAATTTGGAAAAGTCTAA